Genomic DNA from Epinephelus moara isolate mb chromosome 24, YSFRI_EMoa_1.0, whole genome shotgun sequence:
GACATGATCCAAGTGATACTGACTGTCATCCTGTTTGTCATCAGCTATACcatctacaaaataaatgtctccatctgctgcatCTTCATCCTGATTGCTCTTTTCACCACTGAAAACACCCCTCTGAACCTGGCCTGCATGGCGGTGGAGTGCTACATCGCCATCTGTCTCCCCCTTCGCCACGTGCAGCTCTGTACAGTCAAGAGAACCTTGATGCTGATTGGTTTAATCTGGGCTACTAGCACGTTGTCTGTTATCTCTGATCTCTTCATCACTTTGGCCACAGAGCCACTGGACTTCTTTCTCTCCAGAGTCTTCTGCCTCAGACAAACTGTCTTTCCAAATCCCCTCATCATCAAGAAGAGAGATATCACATATTCAGCGTTTCTAGTTGTGGTTTGGGTCACTATCTTTTACACTTACTTCAGAATTCTGTTCACTGCACAAACAGCTGGCAAAGATGCTACAAAGGCCAGGAACACAATCATCCTCCATGGATTTCAGCTGCTGCTTTGTATGGTAACATATGTGGCCCCCCAGATCAAACAGGCTCTGCTGCAAGCGTTCCCTAAGAATTATTCAGACTCCCTGTTCGCTTGTTACATTATTGTACAGGTCCTGCCGCGATCTATTAGTCCCATCATCTATGGCATACGAGACAAGACCTTCAGGAGATATCTGAAAAGGTATGTGTTGTGGAAAATCACCCCACAGAAAGAATCAGCTCCTGGAGAATAATGTGAAAATGCTGAAAACTTTACTTGGAGTCAGATCCTAAAACTGATGAGTTCTTTGACTTTACTCTGTTCAAATTAGAAACTACACGTTTGGTCGAAATTTAATTTCCAAGACTGAATTGTAATTTTTTGTGTACAGAATAAAAATATGGCAAAACAGTTCATTAACTAATGCTTAGGGTTGGGCCGGTGTACAAACGGTCAATGCCATACCCTGTACCAGACAGGTATAACGAATTTTATCAGATGTCCCTCTTGACTCACTAAAATCTCCTCAGAAGAACATTTTGACAGACGACTAGTATCTGATGATTGCAAAGCTTCACACTCGGCAGTAAACTGCACACAGCTGGTCAGGCACTAGTGGCTCTGTTAGTTTGTTTAGAAACACAATATCATATTCATCACGTTGTCATTGTTGCTTACTACCAATGCAGTATGAGATTTAGTACTGTGACCCCATCAGCACAGGTTGCAAATGTAGGCAACGTAATTTGCTGAAACGTGCCATGATATAAAATGAAAGTCTCAGTCTTAATGTTGCGTTTCAACCGGTTCACCCATTGCCGATAAAAATAGTTAATACAGATAAAAAGTTAACAACAAATCCTTTTAATCATAGTTTTGCTAATGCAGGCCTGTTTGtgtatactttttatttttcacttgccTTTTTATGattgttgaaatgtttttccTCAAAAACCTCTGAGTCctacaaaactgttttaaatttgTTCAGTGAAAAAAGAAATTTGTCCCAATCTGAAATGTGAacaatgtaaatgaaaaaaagggTTTGTTGAAAAACATGTTCATATACCTGAATGAAAGTGACTTAGAttcatttaaacacattaatacCCAGAACTGGTTACAATATCAACACAGTGTAATGATACTTACAGTTGATGTTTACTGCTAGTTTGGTATTTCTGAATTAATTTATGAaattgattttttcttttta
This window encodes:
- the LOC126385933 gene encoding odorant receptor 131-2-like, which codes for MNESSANVTGRYADSFSKAVTKNVIVVVLGISINYINASLIHTFCKHQVFYMNPRYILFIHLVVNDMIQVILTVILFVISYTIYKINVSICCIFILIALFTTENTPLNLACMAVECYIAICLPLRHVQLCTVKRTLMLIGLIWATSTLSVISDLFITLATEPLDFFLSRVFCLRQTVFPNPLIIKKRDITYSAFLVVVWVTIFYTYFRILFTAQTAGKDATKARNTIILHGFQLLLCMVTYVAPQIKQALLQAFPKNYSDSLFACYIIVQVLPRSISPIIYGIRDKTFRRYLKRYVLWKITPQKESAPGE